The Ignavibacteriales bacterium genome contains the following window.
GAGCATGATTCTCTTGAAGTAAACTTGTTGAATTAAAGCTTGCAAGACGATAAAGTTTTGCAAGCTTTTATTAAAAATTCTGTTTAATAATTATGAGGCTATTTACATGAAAAGATTTTTAATAACCTTAAGTCTGTTATTTTTTGGACTTGCTCAAGTGTTAAGTTCCCAAAGTGTGACTGTAAGTTTACCAGATACAAATGCTACTGTTGGTGCTACATCATTAAGTTTGCCTCTTAAAGTACAGAACTTTAATAATATTGGTGCTATTAGTTTAAAATTAACATACGTGCCTTCAGTTTTGAAGTATCGTGGAAATGCTAATCTAATTCGTTCTGATATTACTGTGAATGTTGACACTATCAATGGTAAGATTTCTATTGGATGGTTTTCTCCAGATGGTGTAACCTCAATAAATATATCTGATGGAAAATTACTTGATTTGATTTTCGATTATACAAATGGTACAAGTCCACTGAACTTTATTGTTTCACAAAGTGAAATAAATAAAATATCTGGAGAACAATTAGGTGTAGTTTATACAAATGGAAAAGTTTCTAGTCCAATAAAAATTTCGTTAGATCATGTCAAGGCTTCTCCTGGAGATACAATTAAAGTTCCTTTAAGAGGATTTAACTTAGTTAATGTAGGTTCTATTTCATTAAAGATTAATTACAATCCTGCAGTAATTCAGTTTGTTGGCTTACAGAATAAAGCTGTAGACCTTACAAGTAATGTTTCTGGTAATACATTAGGACTTGGGTGGTTCAGTAGTGATAATACACCATTTAATTTATTGAATGGTATAATTGCTGATCTGGTATTTGTATATATCGATAATTCTACACCATTAGAATTCTTTACTTTTAATCAACAATCAGAATTAACCGATATTAGTAATAATACTTTGGATGTTACATACATTAATGGAAGTGTTGCTAAAGATAGATCCGTTAGCTTACCTCATCTTAAAGGTATTATAGGACATGATGTTACTTTCCCGCTTACTGTTAAAAACGTAAGAGTAGGATCTGCTTCACTGGATATTTCCTTTGATCCAAATGTCTTAACATTTAAGGACGTTATAAATTCAGTTGGTGATCAATTACAAGCTAATGTTATTAATGGTAATGTTTTAAGAATTGGTTTTACAAAAGTAAATCCAACTTTTGATACTGGGAAATTATTTGATGTTGTTTTTACATATAAAGGCGGTACATCTGCTTTGATATTTTTAAGCAACAGTGAAGTTACAGATGAATTCGGCAGTATTTATTCTGGTTTTATTTATAACAACGGAAATATTGTTGAAGATGCAAAACCAGTATTTTCCCCTGTAGAAGCGAAGACTGTTGCAGAAGGTTCACTACTTTCGTTTTCAGTTTCCGCAACTGACGCTGATGATACCTTATTAACATATCAGGCAAGTGACTTACCTATTGGAGCTACATTTGTTGATAAGACTTTTTCCTGGACTCCTGATTTTACACAAGCTGGTCCTTATTCTGTAAAATTTAAAGTATCGGATCCATTAGGAGCAGCAGATAGTATTGAAGTGACTATTACTGTTACCAATACAAATAGAGTACCTGTATTCACAAAAGAGATGAATGATACAACAGTAAATGAAGGACAGGCATTAACATTTGGATATTTAGCAACGGATCCTGATGGAGACGCATTAAAATATTCATTAGTTGCACCAGTACCAGCAGGAGCTGTAATAGATTCATTAACAGGCGCATTCAGTTGGACACCTGGCTATGATCAGGCAGGTGTACATAATGTTTCAGTAAAGGCTACAGATGGTCATTTGAGTGTTACATCAACCGTTGCACATATAACTGTTTCAAACAATAATCGTCCGCCTGTTTTTACAAATGTATTGGCTGATGTTACAATAGACCAGAATAAAGTGCTTTCATTCAAATACGAAGCCACCGATCCTGATGGCAATGTTTTGAAATTTGCTGCTGTATCTGTTCCTACGGGCGCTGCAATTGATAGCGCTGGAAACTTTACATGGACTCCAACTTATTCTCAGCAAGGTATATTTAATGTTGTTGTATCAGTTACCGATGGCGGATTTGTAATAGTCGATTCTGCTGCTGTAACTGTAAATAAAGTTAATGCTGCACCATATTTTACTGAAGTGTTAAATGATACATCACTCGCGGCTAATAACCTTCAGAAAATTATATTATTTAAGTATAAAGCAGTTGATCCAAATAATGATCCATTAACATTTTCATTTGTTGGAACTGTTCCCAACCGCATGACTATTGGATCGACCACTGGAACATTCCGTTTTACGCCAGGTTTAGATGTAATTGGTGTGCATTCTGTTATTGTTAAAGTATCAGATGGTACATTGTCAGCACAGGATACTGTTGTTATTACAGTTGTCTCTCCTGTTGATGTTAAACCTGATCCAGGTATGCCTAATGAATTTAGCTTAAAACAGAATTATCCAAATCCATTTAATCCAACTACAAAGATTAAGTTTGATGTTTCTGAAGAATCTAAGGTTGTATTAAGAGTATTTAATCTATTGGGTCAACAAGTTGCTCAATTGGTTAATGAAGTTAAGTCTGCGGGCTACTATTCCGTTGATTTCGATGCTTCTAATTTGAATTCGGGTATTTATTTATATCAGATAGAAGCTAAGAATTATAAAGTTACTAAAAAGATGGTTCTTGTTAAATAAGATATATATGTTTCTAAAAAAAAAGACCGTCGATCGAACGGTCTTTTTTTTTTGCGTATGTAAGCAAATAAAATTCCCCTTCAAGATACTTTTCAAAAAGTTTATTTGTTTTTAAAATGATTTTAAATATTTGACTTTATTTAAAATTTAGTTACATTCCAAAAGGAATTTTCAGAGATTTTTATTTTAGATAAATATATTTTTTAGGAAATAGTATCAACGTTTTAATAGAAGTTGATAAACAAAACAATTTACAAATTTAAATTAGAGAGGGAAATTATGAGAACAAAATTTCAATTTTGTATTTTTCTGTTTTTAATTTTCAGTTTTATTTTTTATGTAAGTGAAAATTCTTATGCTAAAAATAAAGACCAGAAAATTAAAATTAAAATTTCTAAAAATGAATATAAGACATTCTCTTCCAAAGCAGAGTACGAGGAAGCTTTAAAGAATGGTCTTAAACCTTATAAAGAAAGCAACAATGCCTTGTTAAAAAGCCGGGCGGGGAACCAACCATCAGTTTGCCAAATGTTAATACCTTATGATGGAAGTAGTTTTACTCAAGCGATGGGGCGTAATGATGATGGCTCTAGTGCTGAGATTCCACTTCAATTTGATTTCTCTTTTTTTGGAACTACATTTAATTCCGTATATATCAATAACAATGGTAACATTTCGTTTGGTGAACATTATGGGTCTTATGATCCTGAAGGACTTCCAAGTCCTGATTATGTGATGATATTACCTTTTTGGGCGGACGTTGACACTGAGAATCCTTTAAGTGGATTAGTTTACTATAAATCTGAAGCACACAGATTTACAGTAATTTGGAATGGGGTTGGATATTATAGTGAAAACGCAGATAAATTAAATACATTTGAGGTAATAATTTCAGATGGAACAGATCCAATTGTCGGTATAGGTAAAAATGTTGCCTTTAGTTATGGAGATATGCAATGGACAACAGGTGATGCTTCTGATGGTGTAGATGGATTTGGTGGTACAGCAGCAGCAGTTGGAGTAAACAGAGGTGATGGCGTTTTCTATTTTCAAGTAGGAAGATTCGATCATCCTGGATTTGATTATGACGGAGCATTTGGTGAAAACGATGGCGTTGATTATTTGGATGGAAAAAATTCAACGTGTTTGTCTAATACATCCTTTGTTTTTAATGCATCTGGTGCTGGAATTTTTGTAACTAGTCCTGCTGGTAATGAAGTTTGGCATGCCGGTGATCCTCAGGATATTACTTGGATTAGCACAAATATGAGTGGTGATAGGGCAGTACAAAATAATTCTAATCCTTTACAGAAAGTTAATGGCGGCGCAGCAAACTTTGTTAAAATAGAGTACAGTACAAATGGAGGATTATTCTGGATACCAATTACACAACAAACAGAAGATAATGGTTCATTTTCCTGGATAGTTCCCAGTACACCATCAGAAAATTGTTTCGTTAGAGTAAGTCAGTTTGGTAATCCTGCAATATTTGATATTAACGATTCTCCGTTTACTATTTTTTCAGATACACCACCTGCACCCGATTTTGTAGAAGTTTGGCC
Protein-coding sequences here:
- a CDS encoding Ig-like domain-containing protein, with the translated sequence MKRFLITLSLLFFGLAQVLSSQSVTVSLPDTNATVGATSLSLPLKVQNFNNIGAISLKLTYVPSVLKYRGNANLIRSDITVNVDTINGKISIGWFSPDGVTSINISDGKLLDLIFDYTNGTSPLNFIVSQSEINKISGEQLGVVYTNGKVSSPIKISLDHVKASPGDTIKVPLRGFNLVNVGSISLKINYNPAVIQFVGLQNKAVDLTSNVSGNTLGLGWFSSDNTPFNLLNGIIADLVFVYIDNSTPLEFFTFNQQSELTDISNNTLDVTYINGSVAKDRSVSLPHLKGIIGHDVTFPLTVKNVRVGSASLDISFDPNVLTFKDVINSVGDQLQANVINGNVLRIGFTKVNPTFDTGKLFDVVFTYKGGTSALIFLSNSEVTDEFGSIYSGFIYNNGNIVEDAKPVFSPVEAKTVAEGSLLSFSVSATDADDTLLTYQASDLPIGATFVDKTFSWTPDFTQAGPYSVKFKVSDPLGAADSIEVTITVTNTNRVPVFTKEMNDTTVNEGQALTFGYLATDPDGDALKYSLVAPVPAGAVIDSLTGAFSWTPGYDQAGVHNVSVKATDGHLSVTSTVAHITVSNNNRPPVFTNVLADVTIDQNKVLSFKYEATDPDGNVLKFAAVSVPTGAAIDSAGNFTWTPTYSQQGIFNVVVSVTDGGFVIVDSAAVTVNKVNAAPYFTEVLNDTSLAANNLQKIILFKYKAVDPNNDPLTFSFVGTVPNRMTIGSTTGTFRFTPGLDVIGVHSVIVKVSDGTLSAQDTVVITVVSPVDVKPDPGMPNEFSLKQNYPNPFNPTTKIKFDVSEESKVVLRVFNLLGQQVAQLVNEVKSAGYYSVDFDASNLNSGIYLYQIEAKNYKVTKKMVLVK
- a CDS encoding T9SS type A sorting domain-containing protein — encoded protein: MRTKFQFCIFLFLIFSFIFYVSENSYAKNKDQKIKIKISKNEYKTFSSKAEYEEALKNGLKPYKESNNALLKSRAGNQPSVCQMLIPYDGSSFTQAMGRNDDGSSAEIPLQFDFSFFGTTFNSVYINNNGNISFGEHYGSYDPEGLPSPDYVMILPFWADVDTENPLSGLVYYKSEAHRFTVIWNGVGYYSENADKLNTFEVIISDGTDPIVGIGKNVAFSYGDMQWTTGDASDGVDGFGGTAAAVGVNRGDGVFYFQVGRFDHPGFDYDGAFGENDGVDYLDGKNSTCLSNTSFVFNASGAGIFVTSPAGNEVWHAGDPQDITWISTNMSGDRAVQNNSNPLQKVNGGAANFVKIEYSTNGGLFWIPITQQTEDNGSFSWIVPSTPSENCFVRVSQFGNPAIFDINDSPFTIFSDTPPAPDFVEVWPGDLNNDGIVDRNDIQTYYGNAGKTGPVREVQSNRWGAYQAPVWEPIENTYLDANGDGVVNGRDLASVRMNWGKTHTILSKSVVKVEEYNLDQNYPNPFNPTTVVEYELPENSIVNIKVYDLLGREVATLVEGEVESGMQIAEWKPENLSSGMYIYRMTAKSIESAKTFTMIKKMQYLR